A window of the Alloyangia pacifica genome harbors these coding sequences:
- a CDS encoding glycosyltransferase: MIFASVGTQLPFDRLIDALDAIAPELDEPIVAQTGVTAGSWPNLMVHAALPPAEFERRFAAARVVVAHAGVGTILSAKRLRKPLIIVPRRHGFGEHRNDHQLATAKHVEGLRGVHVAWEVNEIAPLLRAPALEPASEAPSPARDALVARLRGFLAETR, encoded by the coding sequence GTGATCTTCGCGAGCGTCGGCACGCAATTGCCCTTCGATCGGCTGATCGATGCCCTCGACGCCATCGCCCCCGAGCTTGACGAGCCCATCGTCGCGCAGACCGGCGTCACGGCCGGAAGCTGGCCCAATCTCATGGTTCACGCCGCGCTGCCCCCTGCCGAGTTCGAACGCCGCTTCGCCGCCGCCCGCGTGGTCGTCGCCCACGCCGGCGTCGGCACCATCCTCTCGGCCAAACGGCTGAGAAAACCCCTGATCATCGTCCCGCGCCGCCATGGGTTCGGCGAACATCGCAACGATCACCAGCTGGCCACAGCCAAACACGTCGAGGGGCTGCGCGGGGTGCATGTCGCCTGGGAGGTGAACGAGATCGCCCCGCTGCTGCGGGCACCCGCGCTCGAGCCCGCGAGCGAGGCGCCGAGCCCCGCCCGCGATGCCCTCGTCGCAAGGTTGCGCGGCTTTCTGGCAGAGACACGTTGA
- a CDS encoding SdrD B-like domain-containing protein, whose product MTYYRSWYDSHHSAFECFTYFKCLAQPKEVELRDCDWPISYFWTYWCASGGSDGRIISCKEETPPPTGSIAGLVWCDLDCDGQQDVEVEITLGDPVFTGATSYESVTCTRYNVASYGDWKSTGAAVIDLVVGAQAGHAGNAPDNTIVELDQGGTWSRSFRLDAGGSYLLSLDAYRNLGAGDAGNRFEIRINGKVVESVVVTEDGRIELEVELSAGLNRIDFVSTSLVGGRGAGIDNVNFQPFIQNATRSEPVKSGVLIKLLDAQGEPVLGADGQPITTVTDASGSYRFDGLPVGEYRIVGVAPDGTEFTLQEQGSDDSRDSDVDGGGLSGMICVTAKDTAQVDLGLCKLPPPNDPPSAIDAAAMDCANTLILVDFSDNYSDSDSADVAVTMIDGQAIVAGGPAVTLSDGVSVLLTAEDSFIFDGADAYAALDIGQSHTASYAVTVADTEGATASASLEVTYCGDANSLESWVAALPETVTFQVRATDLVRPVEDAAYDVRILQGEGNARLDGLYLDQAYCVSRHEPITGAEDIDLAPVVTGRLVLSSDPQVTDVFALNGASVFNGQSAAENLDLVSWILNQQFETSGTSGWVVQRAIWELTDSQDMGFLDVIDPGFGTDTEVQSLLAQAAAHEGYMPGIGDLVAVLIDPDPSDPQNLQPFIAALEFETYDCLC is encoded by the coding sequence ATGACTTACTATCGTTCGTGGTACGACTCCCACCATTCGGCATTTGAGTGTTTCACCTATTTCAAGTGCCTGGCGCAGCCAAAGGAGGTCGAGCTCCGCGACTGCGACTGGCCGATCAGCTACTTCTGGACCTACTGGTGCGCCTCGGGGGGCTCCGACGGACGCATCATCTCCTGCAAGGAGGAAACGCCGCCGCCCACAGGCTCGATCGCCGGGCTCGTCTGGTGCGATCTCGATTGCGATGGCCAGCAGGACGTCGAGGTTGAGATCACGCTCGGCGATCCGGTCTTCACCGGCGCGACCAGCTACGAAAGCGTCACCTGCACCCGCTACAATGTCGCCTCTTACGGCGACTGGAAAAGCACCGGCGCCGCTGTCATCGACCTCGTCGTCGGCGCCCAGGCAGGTCACGCGGGCAACGCCCCGGACAACACGATTGTCGAACTCGACCAGGGCGGCACCTGGAGCCGCAGCTTCCGCCTCGACGCCGGCGGGAGCTACCTTCTCAGCCTCGATGCCTATCGCAACCTCGGCGCCGGGGACGCGGGCAACCGCTTCGAGATTCGGATCAATGGCAAGGTGGTCGAATCCGTGGTCGTCACCGAGGACGGGCGCATCGAGCTGGAGGTAGAGCTCTCCGCCGGCCTGAACCGCATCGACTTTGTGTCCACCTCCCTGGTCGGCGGCAGGGGCGCGGGCATCGACAATGTCAATTTTCAGCCTTTCATCCAGAACGCTACTCGCAGCGAGCCAGTGAAATCCGGCGTGCTCATCAAGCTGCTCGATGCGCAGGGCGAGCCGGTGCTGGGGGCCGACGGCCAGCCGATCACCACGGTAACCGACGCCAGCGGCAGCTACCGCTTCGACGGGCTGCCGGTCGGCGAGTACCGGATCGTCGGCGTCGCCCCCGACGGCACAGAGTTCACCCTGCAGGAGCAGGGCTCCGACGACAGCCGGGACAGCGACGTGGACGGCGGCGGACTCTCGGGGATGATCTGCGTCACCGCCAAGGACACCGCGCAGGTCGATCTTGGACTGTGCAAGCTACCGCCGCCAAACGACCCGCCAAGCGCCATCGACGCCGCCGCGATGGACTGCGCCAACACGCTCATTCTGGTTGATTTTTCAGACAATTATTCGGACAGCGACAGCGCCGACGTGGCGGTCACCATGATCGATGGCCAGGCGATCGTCGCGGGCGGACCTGCCGTGACGCTCTCCGACGGAGTCTCGGTGCTGCTCACCGCAGAGGACAGCTTCATCTTCGACGGCGCCGACGCTTATGCCGCGCTGGATATCGGCCAGAGCCATACTGCGAGCTACGCGGTCACCGTCGCCGACACCGAAGGCGCGACCGCCAGCGCCAGCCTCGAGGTCACCTATTGCGGCGATGCGAACTCGCTGGAAAGCTGGGTCGCCGCCCTTCCCGAGACCGTCACCTTCCAGGTCCGGGCCACCGATCTCGTCCGGCCGGTCGAGGATGCGGCCTATGATGTCCGCATCCTGCAGGGGGAGGGCAATGCGCGCCTCGACGGTCTCTACCTTGATCAGGCCTATTGCGTCAGCCGCCACGAGCCGATCACCGGCGCCGAGGATATCGATCTCGCCCCGGTGGTCACCGGCAGGCTTGTGCTGTCGAGCGATCCTCAGGTGACCGATGTCTTCGCGCTGAACGGCGCCTCGGTCTTCAACGGCCAGAGCGCGGCCGAGAACCTCGACTTGGTGAGCTGGATCCTCAACCAGCAGTTCGAGACCAGCGGGACCAGCGGCTGGGTCGTTCAGCGCGCGATCTGGGAACTGACCGACAGCCAGGACATGGGCTTTCTCGACGTGATCGACCCAGGGTTCGGCACCGATACAGAGGTGCAGAGCCTCCTCGCTCAGGCCGCCGCGCACGAGGGCTATATGCCCGGCATCGGCGATCTGGTCGCCGTGCTCATCGATCCCGACCCCTCGGATCCGCAGAATCTGCAGCCGTTCATCGCGGCGCTGGAGTTCGAGACCTACGACTGCCTCTGCTGA
- a CDS encoding spike base protein, RCAP_Rcc01079 family: MSDGFAKHASGLSSPATELYDITPDDAADLAVVPRAVAVATSGTVRMTTVGGTTATVYVVAGCPFPARARRIWATGTSATSIVGLA, from the coding sequence ATGTCCGATGGATTTGCCAAGCACGCGTCAGGACTTTCCAGCCCGGCCACCGAACTCTACGACATCACCCCCGACGATGCCGCGGATCTTGCCGTGGTGCCGCGCGCCGTGGCGGTTGCGACCAGCGGCACGGTCCGGATGACCACCGTAGGCGGCACGACGGCGACGGTCTATGTCGTCGCCGGCTGCCCCTTTCCGGCGCGCGCGCGGCGCATCTGGGCGACCGGCACCAGCGCCACCTCCATCGTGGGGCTGGCCTGA
- a CDS encoding UDP-N-acetylglucosamine--LPS N-acetylglucosamine transferase, whose product MVQRVLAVASAGGHWQQLCLLREAFAEHEVLYMTTMGGLPEHFNATPAVIVPDCNRDRPALAVLAALRVFWCLLTWRPQVILSTGAMSGLLAIAGGRLFGARTIWIDSVANAESMSKSGTLARRWAHLSLSQWEHVARDTGVDYAGSIL is encoded by the coding sequence ATGGTTCAGCGTGTACTTGCAGTTGCCTCCGCCGGCGGGCACTGGCAACAACTCTGCCTGCTGCGGGAGGCATTTGCCGAGCACGAGGTGCTCTACATGACCACCATGGGGGGGTTGCCCGAACATTTTAACGCGACCCCCGCGGTCATCGTGCCCGATTGCAACCGCGACCGCCCGGCGCTGGCGGTTCTGGCGGCGCTGCGGGTGTTCTGGTGCCTTCTGACCTGGCGGCCGCAGGTCATTCTCAGCACCGGCGCGATGTCCGGCCTGCTGGCGATCGCCGGGGGGCGCCTTTTCGGCGCCCGCACGATCTGGATCGACAGCGTGGCCAATGCCGAAAGCATGTCCAAATCCGGCACGCTCGCCCGACGCTGGGCGCATCTGTCGCTCAGCCAATGGGAACACGTGGCGCGGGACACCGGCGTCGATTACGCGGGCTCGATCCTGTGA